The following DNA comes from Gordonia zhaorongruii.
CATGGCACGTATCTTCTTCACCGGTGCGTTCCGTCGGCCGCGTGAGGCGAACTGGATCATCGGCTGCTTCCTGCTGCTGCTCGCCATGTTCGAGGGCTTCTTCGGCTACTCGCTGCCCGACGATCTCCTCTCGGGCACCGGTGTTCGCGCCGCGATGTCGGGCATCGTCCTCGGTATCCCACTGATCGGCACCTGGACGCACTGGGCGCTGTTCAACGGCGACTTCCCGGGCGACATCATCATCTCGCGCCTGTACGTGCTGCACGTGCTGCTGTTCCCGGCCATCATCCTGGCGCTGATCGGCGCCCACCTGGCCCTGGTCTGGTACCAGAAGCACACGCAGTTCCCCGGCCCCGGCCGCACCGAGAAGAACGTCGTCGGTGTTCGCATCCTCCCGGTGTTCGCCGCCAAGGGCGGTGCGTTCTTCGCGATCGTGTTCGGTGTCCTCGCGCTCATGGCGGGTGTCTTCCAGATCAACGCGGTGTGGAACATCGGCCCGTACAACCCGGCGCAGGTCTCTGCCGGCTCTCAACCGGACATCTACATGATGTGGACGGACGGGTTCGCGAGACTGATGCCTGCGTGGGAGATATACCTGGGCAATTACACGATCCCCGCGATCTTCTGGGTCGTCCTCGTGATCGGCGTGATGTTCGGGCTGCTGTTCGGTTACCCGTGGATCGAGAAGCTGCTGACCGGCGACAAGGCGCACCACAACCTGTTGCAGCGTCCTCGTGACGCCCCGGTCCGGACCGCGGTCGGCGCGATGGCCCTGGTGTTCTACGCCATCCTCACTCTGATGTGCATGAACGACATCATCGCGCTCAAGTTCCACATCTCGTTGAACGCGACGACGTGGATGGGCCGCATCGGTCTCATCGTGCTGCCGCCACTGGCGTACTTCATCGCCTACCGCTGGGCGCTCTCGCTCCAGCGCAGCGACCGCGCCGTCCTGTCGCACGGCATCGAGACCGGGATCATCCGCCGTCAGCCCAAGGGCGAGTACATCGAGATGCATCAGCCGCTGGGACCGGTGGACGATCACGGTCACCCGATCCCGCTCCCCTACGAGGGTGTCCCGCTGCCGAAGCGCATGAACAAGCTCGGTTCCGCGGGTGCACCCGGCACCGGTTCGGCCCTGTCGGCCGACACCCCGGAGGAGCAGGCGCAGAACGTCCGCATCGCGCACGAGCAGCACGAGGCCGAGAAGAAGGCCATCACCGAGCTGCAGGAGAAGGGCGGGAACCCGCTCGACGACGGTTCGTCTCACTGACGGAAGTCTCCACTGACGGCAACGGCCGCCTCGCGTACGCGAGGCGGCCGTTCTCGTTGCACTCCCCTCCCCCACCCGATACGCGCTCTTCGAACACAGCGCCACAGGCTCGCAGAAGGTCCGGCCGCTTACCAGACCTCACCGCGACGCCAGTCGCAGAGCAGACGCGCAGACAGGTCCACATCGGGGCGGACTGGGGTACGCAGAATGAAGACGTGCCCCTCCTCGTCCGGGGTCGGTCGCACTCCGTCGGGAGCCAATGCACCCAACTGCCCCTCCCAGGGCTCCCAGCCGTGCCGGAGATACAGCGCGCGGCCGTCGTCAGAGGCTCCCAGAGCGCCGAACTCGTACGCTCTGCGGACGATCCCCTCGACATGGGTCATCAGGGCGTCCCCGATCCCCTGCCGACGCATTGCGGCGTCTACGGCCACGGCCTCGACGTAGCCCGTGCGCAGCACCTCGTCGCCGAGGATCAGCTGCCGCTGGACCACGCTTGCGTGCCCGACGAGTCGGTCTGCGGCCCCGGCGAGCACGTGGACTCCGCCGATGGCGTGGTCGAAGTCCGCGTCCCCGAAATCACCGTCGAATGCGGTGACCAGGAAGTCGCGAAGGACTTCGCGGTCGTCACCGGACAGTTCATGGGAATGACAAGACCGCACCCGGAATCCGGATGCGGTCTCGTTGGAGGCGTTGGAGGTCAGTGCTTCTCAGGTCCGACGTGGTATTCGAACACCAATCCTGCGACGACGCCGATGATGATGACCACGAATGC
Coding sequences within:
- a CDS encoding GNAT family N-acetyltransferase is translated as MRSCHSHELSGDDREVLRDFLVTAFDGDFGDADFDHAIGGVHVLAGAADRLVGHASVVQRQLILGDEVLRTGYVEAVAVDAAMRRQGIGDALMTHVEGIVRRAYEFGALGASDDGRALYLRHGWEPWEGQLGALAPDGVRPTPDEEGHVFILRTPVRPDVDLSARLLCDWRRGEVW
- a CDS encoding cytochrome b, giving the protein MTIADRLATQAEEVDSRYHLAAGMRRQINKVFPTHWSFLLGEVALYSFVILLLSGTYLTFFFDPSMAHVTYEGVYQPLNGVTMSRAYETTLDLSFEVRGGLFVRQIHHWAALLFAASIILHMARIFFTGAFRRPREANWIIGCFLLLLAMFEGFFGYSLPDDLLSGTGVRAAMSGIVLGIPLIGTWTHWALFNGDFPGDIIISRLYVLHVLLFPAIILALIGAHLALVWYQKHTQFPGPGRTEKNVVGVRILPVFAAKGGAFFAIVFGVLALMAGVFQINAVWNIGPYNPAQVSAGSQPDIYMMWTDGFARLMPAWEIYLGNYTIPAIFWVVLVIGVMFGLLFGYPWIEKLLTGDKAHHNLLQRPRDAPVRTAVGAMALVFYAILTLMCMNDIIALKFHISLNATTWMGRIGLIVLPPLAYFIAYRWALSLQRSDRAVLSHGIETGIIRRQPKGEYIEMHQPLGPVDDHGHPIPLPYEGVPLPKRMNKLGSAGAPGTGSALSADTPEEQAQNVRIAHEQHEAEKKAITELQEKGGNPLDDGSSH